One genomic window of Medicago truncatula cultivar Jemalong A17 chromosome 1, MtrunA17r5.0-ANR, whole genome shotgun sequence includes the following:
- the LOC25484970 gene encoding uncharacterized membrane protein At4g09580, producing the protein MAAPRSFTALKDEESGGSMEQLEDDSPSSKKPKLEKFPLNSWEFAVAVAVFFLFSTALFCIYLTMPATTSANLKLPRTLSDLRTLKDQFSTYANENPVQFIIGYCSTYIFMQTFMIPGTIFMSLLAGALFGVVRGIMLVVFNATAGASSCFFLSKLIGRPIVTWLWPERLRFFQSEIAKRRDKLLNYMLFLRITPTLPNLFINLASPIVDVPFHIFFFATLIGLIPASYITVRAGLALGDLKSVKDLYDFKTLSVLFLIGFVSILPTVLKRKRVYE; encoded by the exons ATGGCGGCGCCGAGGAGCTTCACGGCGTTGAAAGACGAAGAAAGCGGTGGTAGTATGGAGCAGCTTGAAGACGATTCCCCCAGCTCCAAGAAACCTAAATTGGAAAAATTCCCACTCAATTCATGGGAATTCGCCGTCGCCGTCGCtgttttcttcctcttctccaCCGCTCTCTTCTGCATTTACCTCACCATGCCTGCAACTACCTCCGCTAACCTCAAATTGCCTCGTACCCTCTCCGATCTTCGCACTCTCAA GGATCAATTTTCGACGTATGCGAATGAGAATCCAGTGCAGTTTATTATTGGGTATTGTTCAACGTATATTTTTATGCAGACATTTATGATTCCTGGAACAATTTTCATGTCATTGTTAGCTGGTGCACTTTTTGGAGTTGTTAGAGGGATAATGTTGGTTGTTTTCAATGCTACTGCTGGAGCTTCTTCATGTTTCTTTTTGTCTAAGTTAATTGGGAGACCTATTGTTACTTGGTTGTGGCCGGAAAGGTTGAGGTTTTTCCAATCTGAG ATAGCAAAGCGTAGGGATAAGCTGTTGAATTACATGCTTTTTCTGAGGATAACCCCGACATTGCCAAATCTTTTCATCAATTTGGCATCTCCAATTGTTGATGTACCATTTCATATATTCTTTTTCGCAACATTGATTGGCCTTATTCCAGCCTCTTATATTACTGTCAGA GCTGGACTTGCTCTTGGGGATCTTAAGTCAGTGAAGGACCTATATGATTTTAAGACATTATCAGTGCTTTTCCTTATTGGTTTTGTATCTATACTTCCGACAGTTTTGAAGAGGAAGCGAGTATATGAATGA
- the LOC25484969 gene encoding NAC domain-containing protein 30: protein MTSNQITERSPSMDMESCVPPGFRFHPTEEELVGYYLNRKINSLKIDLDVIVEVDLYKIEPWDIQDRCKLGYEQQNEWYFFSHKDKKYPTGTRTNRATAAGFWKATGRDKAVTSKNRIIGMRKTLVFYKGRAPNGRKTDWIMHEYRHQTSEHGPPQEEGWVVCRAFKKPSPSHRPGYEPWYSNQQQPQYFRDDQNYATTRPLSITDILHENRLLLQNPAAEGTSFSHPFSNDQQFLSNQNTLVMDNKQLIELPQLDSPTTSFAIKENTHHNGLTIEEYCSEERSNNINNNNGQVIDWKSLDNLFTSTNQFTDTANYFSNQNSMPLMIPHSQHELQSHQNQANHILGCFPDS from the exons ATgacatcaaatcaaattacT GAGAGATCACCATCAATGGATATGGAATCATGTGTACCTCCAGGGTTTAGATTTCATCCAACAGAAGAAGAACTTGTAGGGTATTACCTCAACAGGAAGATTAACTCACTGAAAATTGATCTAGATGTTATTGTTGAAGTTGATCTCTACAAAATTGAACCATGGGACATACAAG ATAGATGCAAGCTAGGATATGAGCAACAGAATGAGTGGTACTTTTTCAGCCACAAAGATAAGAAGTATCCTACAGGAACAAGAACTAATAGAGCCACTGCTGCTGGATTCTGGAAAGCTACTGGAAGAGATAAAGCTGTGACTTCCAAAAACAGAATAATAGGAATGAGGAAGACACTTGTCTTTTACAAGGGACGTGCCCCAAATGGAAGGAAAACTGATTGGATCATGCATGAATATAGACATCAAACCTCTGAACATGGTCCTCCACAG GAAGAAGGATGGGTTGTGTGCAGGGCATTTAAAAAGCCAAGTCCAAGTCACAGGCCAGGTTATGAACCATGGTATAGtaatcaacaacaaccacaGTATTTCAGAGATGATCAAAACTATGCAACAACAAGACCTTTATCAATTACAGATATTTTGCATGAAAATCGTTTACTCCTTCAAAATCCTGCAGCTGAAGGTACAAGTTTTAGTCACCCCTTTAGCAATGATCAACAGTTTCTATCAAACCAAAATACTCTTGTTATGGACAACAAACAACTCATTGAACTTCCACAGTTAGATAGTCCAACAACAAGTTTTGCAATCAAAGAAAATACTCATCACAATGGACTCACAATTGAAGAATATTGCAGTGAAGAAAGGagcaataatattaataataacaatggaCAAGTAATTGATTGGAAAAGCTTGGACAATTTGTTCACTTCAACAAATCAATTTACAGATACAGCTAATTACTTTTCAAATCAAAATAGCATGCCATTGATGATACCTCATAGTCAACATGAGCTACAATCTCATCAAAATCAAGCTAATCATATCTTAGGTTGCTTTCCTGATTCATAA
- the LOC25484968 gene encoding uncharacterized protein, which produces MGDKRKKHRRSRDSTSPSSSSPCTDSDSDSDHSSRRRRHRREKERRRKSDGSSKRERESKRKEKRKRRDRDRRKSKRHHHYSDDSQSSEDEIHPQIALREMMTEFPNVGNDLMQLLQMIDNGQAVDIKDISEKSLVKHLKRLFISLNLKENGDRVFLLPSKASPTLDVVGPLIQSMHPGNDQADPSAEFPETCSVSAEQMVDDHSTEPPEDHSVGPRKRVIGPAMPSAELLAAAAKLTEAQNEFREADLDDDTELFVGPPPPAMVSEAESANEAERFEEVTRIMEVEINSPYDVLGVNHNMSDGNIKKKYWKISLLVHPDKCSHPQANQAFIKLNKAFKELQDPEKRKEMDEKIKLKQEQEDLKAELKVMREAALWRRSQGISMEGDDELLAQTEVKVDPKRDEWMTTLPPERKPGGVSMQSTQFSRGTKEGRGDTSIWTDTPTDRAQKAKMNYLEAYNQATALASNEEEKKRASTDADLVDKYNKAKRSKTLVQKHREEVASKSKKKSNQQTDKGEWVGQHPWKPWDREKDLGAGRMKVKLDAEGMSEGLSSRFNSGNFQRNFL; this is translated from the exons ATGGGCGACAAACGCAAGAAGCACCGTCGTTCGCGTGATTCAACCTCCCCTTCTTCATCCTCTCCCTGCACTGACTCCGATTCCGACTCCGACCACTCTTCTCGTCGCCGCCGTCATCGCCGTGAAAAGGAACGACGCAGAAAAAGCGACGGAAGCTCCAAACGTGAAAGAGAGAGCAAgagaaaggaaaagagaaaacgGAGAGACAGAGATAGGAGAAAATCCAAGAGGCATCATCACTATTCCGATGACTCCCAATCTTCCGAAGATGAAATTCATCCCCAAATCGCACTCCGTGAAATGATGACTGAGTTTCCCAATGTTGGCAACGATTTGATGCAG TTATTGCAAATGATTGATAATGGACAAGCTGTGGACATAAAGGATATATCAGAGAAATCTCTAGTGAAGCATTTAAAGAGGCTTTTCATTTCCTTAAATCTTAAGGAAAATGGGGATAGAGTTTTTTTACTTCCTTCTAAAGCCTCCCCTACTTTAGATGTTGTTGGTCCTCTAATTCAATCTATGCATCCTGGGAATGATCAAGCTGATCCTTCTGCGGAATTTCCCGAAACATGTTCGGTTTCAGCTGAGCAGATGGTAGATGACCATTCGACAGAACCTCCTGAGGATCATTCTGTTGGTCCTAGAAAAAG GGTGATTGGCCCTGCAATGCCGTCTGCTGAGTTACTTGCTGCTGCTGCCAAATTAACAGAAGCACAAAATGAATTCAG AGAAGCTGATTTGGACGACGATACTGAACTATTTGTGGGACCTCCACCTCCTGCTATGGTTTCTGAAGCAGAATCAGCTAACGAAGCAGAACGTTTTGAAGAG GTCACCAGGATAATGGAAGTTGAGATCAACAGCCCATATGATGTTCTAGGAGTTAACCATAATATGTCCGATggtaacataaagaaaaa GTACTGGAAGATATCACTATTAGTTCATCCAGATAAATGCTCTCATCCACAAGCCAATCAagcatttattaaattaaataaagctTTCAAAGAGTTACAAGATCCAGAAAAG CGGAAAGAAATGGATGAGAAAATCAAACTCAAGCAAGAACAGGAGGACTTAAAG GCTGAACTTAAAGTCATGCGAGAGGCTGCACTGTGGAGAAGATCTCAAG GTATATCCATGGAGGGCGATGATGAGCTTCTGGCACAGACAGAGGTTAAAGTGGATCCCAAAAGAGATGAATGGATGACAACACTGCCTCCGGAGAGGAAA CCTGGTGGTGTGAGCATGCAATCGACCCAATTTAGCCGGGGCACAAAGGAAGGTAGAGGAGACACTAGTATTTGGACAGACACCCCGACTGACAGAGCTCAGAAAGCAAAGATGAA TTATTTGGAAGCATACAATCAGGCCACTGCACTAGCCTCAaacgaagaagaaaagaaaagggctaGTACGGATGCAGATTTGGTGGACAAATATAACAAAGCAAAACGATCAAAAACGTTGGTGCAAAAACATCGAGAAGAGGTTGCTAGCAAATCCAAGAAAAAGTCCAACCAACAGACAGATAAGGGAGAATGGGTGGGTCAACATCCATGGAAGCCATGGGACCGTGAAAAGGATCTGGGAGCTGGGAGGATGAAAGTAAAACTTGATGCAGAAGGCATGTCTGAGGGATTATCTTCAAGGTTTAATTCTGGAAACTTTCAAAGGAACTTCCTTTGA